TGCGTGGTGTCCGGAGGAGGAGGGCTCGGTGTTCACGCGTCTGGAATTGGCCGCGAAGCGCATGGCCCGGGCGACCCGGGAAGACAGCCTCGAGGCCATCCTCCGACAACTGCCCCGTGCCGTTTCCCTGGCGGGTGAGCTGAAACACCGGGACGTGGTGGCGGATCCGGCATTCCAGCGCGAGCGTCTCCTGGCGCTGGAGCCGGTGTCCTTCGAGCACGTGTCCGGTGCCTGCACGGCGGTGCTGCTCGAGAATGTGTATGACTGGGACAGGCAGCTCGGGAGTCTATAGAAAGAAGCTGGCTCTTAGACTGTCTCATCGGGCAGGAGCGTGCGCAGCAGTTCATCGTCGGGACCAAGAGGGCGCCATTTGGGGGGAGGCGGCGTGGCGAGGAGCGCTGTCCTGACTTGCCTGGCACGCTCCTTATGGGGTTCTGGGGTGAAGGCAATCCACAAGCCGATCGCCTTGGCGACCTTGAAACGGCTGGCGTCGTCCAGTACGGCCGGCCAGCCGTCAGGAAGACACTCGCACAGTTCGCGCACGAGTTGTGCGCGCACCAGACGGGTGAGCTGATGAGTCCGCTCTGCTTCAGCCACCAATCCGGTGAACACCTGCACGGCGTTGAGGTCGTCTTCGCCAAGCTCCTTGGCGAGCGCCACCAGTGAGGCGGTGGGGCGTGCCTCGGCGAAGGCGGTGAGCGATTCATAACCGCGCTCGCGGATCCGCTCATACAAGCGGACCCTCCAGTTGCCCTCCCAGGGACGTCCCTCGCTCATCGTCCTCTCCAGGGGGTGAAGTTCATCGGGATGCTGTAGCGCTCCATGACCGCCGCGGTGGTGTCCAAGATCTCATTCCGCGTCAGCATCCGGCCAGCCGTTATCTAAGTCGAGCCATACGTCGAGCAGGAGGACGCCCAGTAGAGCGGACTGGAGCCTTGGTCCATTGAGTCTCAGGATGGCGAGCTGCATGTCCGGGTCATTGACCTCCGAGGCGACATTGGACAGCCTGGCGGCAGCAGCGAGTTCAGCGTCAATCCGTTGCAGTTGCTGAACACCATAATCGAGGGGAGGCATGAACAGAGCGGCGTGCCGGCCGGCGATGCCAGCCCTGCTGGCCTTGAGCCTGGAGAGTTCGCCGGAGATGCGGCGGGTGGAGCCGGACACGTCGCCAACGGCTCCGAGAAACGCGAGATGGGCCGCGATGGCGCTCTGCCGCACGGGCTTCGCAGCATCAAGGGGTACTACATCCATGACGCTGTCGGCCTTTGGTCTGGTTTGACGGGGGACCCGGCGACGGAGCAGCCGTTCCGGCACTTCGGATTCGGGCGGAGTGGGTGATGCGGAAGGGATGGTGTACGAATGCTTCTCGCTTGACCCCTTGGCCAACGCAGGACCCAAAGCGTCGCGCAGCGTGTAGCGCGGATTCATCTCCTGGCCATGCGATGGTGTCAGCGTCGCGCAGCCAGTGGATAGTAGGGCGATGGCGAGCAGCAGCTCCGCCCTCCGGACCCACGACGATTCAGTGTGCATTGCCCACCCCCAGGTGCACGAAAGCGAAGGCCCCGGGTGCAGGTGTGCCCTCGCCTCAAGGAAACAGCCGCGTGCCGCCAAACCACGGCGTGGGGCGGACTCACTTCCCCAGCAGGCGATTCACCAGCTCGACATAGCGCTGCTTCGCCGTGTCGGGCGGGGTGCCCTTGAGCTTGGCCCAGGCGTCGTACTTGGCGCGGCCGGTGAAATCCATCATGCCCGGACGCGACCCCTTCACCTCGCCCTCCGTCGCCTGCTTGAAGAGGGAGTAGAGCTGGAGCAGGGTGTCGTTGTCGGGACGCTTCGACAGCGTCTTCACCTGGACTTGCGCTTCCTGGAACCGGGCATTCAGGTCGGACATGGGGACTCTCCCGAGAGGGGGGACGGCAGCTCCCGCGACCCTACCAGGAAGCTGCTTCCAGGATGCCGGTGACCTGGAACCAGGGCGGCTCGGGGAACGGATTCTCCTCGATGCGCATCCCCAACTGGCGCATCACCGCCATCGAGGCGGTGTTGGCTCGCTGGGTCCCCGCCAGGATCCGGCCCAGCTTCAAGCTGCTGAAGGCATGCTCCACCAGTGCGCGAGCGGCCTCCGTGGCGTATCCCCGTCGCTGCCAGGCCGGTGCCGTTGCCCAGAAGAGCCCGACCTCCGCGGAGAAGCGCGAGCCTTCCACTCCACCAAAAGAGGGCAACTGGCCGAAGGGCTCCAGCAACGGCACGAGGCCCACCAGTCCCACGAACTGGCCGCTCTCCTTGAGTTCAACTGCCCGTTCCCCATAGGGGGGGTGGTACAGCCGCGCGAGCTGCTCGTAGTTGCGGACCGTCCACTCCAGCCACTCGCGGCGCCGCTTCAGGTTCTCGTCCGCGCTCACCGCCTTGTCCGTCCAGTCGATGTCGACGTAGAGCTGGTGGCAGTCGTCCAGATCCTCCATCCGCAGCGGCCGGATCCGCAGCCTCTTCGTTTCCAACGTGGGCAGATGCATGGCGTTTCGGACCCCCGGGGCAGCATGTGTGAAATCAAGCGGCGAACATCATGAACGGCTCCCGACTTGTCCAGCCCCGTGTTCACGGGCGAGGACCCGGTCATGACCTTCTCCCTTCCCCTCGTGCGCGGCCTGCTGCTGGGCTGTCTGGCGGTGGCTCCCACGAGTGTCCTGGCCCAGGAGCCCTCCCGGTTGATGCGTCCGGGGCAGCTCGATGTGCACGCCGAAGGGGGACTCTCGTTCATCCCTCCCTCCTTCGAGGCCGGTGCCAGTACGGACGTCGGCGTGGTCGGGCTCGGCCCCGGAACGCTCTCCGTGGGCGCGCAGCTCGGCCTCCGGCAATGCCTGCTCGCGTGCGCTCTCTCCGGGGTCCTGGCCCAGGAGCGGATTTCGACCCGCGATGTCCACGTCCTCGGTCGCCTGGGCTTCCACTTCACCTGGCCGGGCAAGAGCCAGGGCACGGTGGACCTCCAGGTCGTCCTGCTCGGGGGCGTGATGGAGGCGCGCATCCTCCGCGACGCTCCGGAGTTCCGGTACGAGGGGCGGGGCCGCGGTCTGGCCTTCGGCCTCGGCGTGGGCGGCAACTACTTCCTCTCGCCGAGGTTCTTCGTGGGCTGCGAGGCCCGGCTCCGCTTCGCCTCTGGCCTCTACGACCTCTCCCTCGCGCGAGGCTCGTACGTGTTCACCCCGGAGGATCGCCAGTGGGTCCGCCTGGGTCTCGGCACCGTGCTCTTCGCGGGAGTCCGGTTGTTCTGACGGGTGCTGGTGTCACTGCTGGGAGGACGGGGTGCCCTCCGGCAGCGCGAGCTGCTCCAGCCGTGCGTCCGCCAGGTTGTAGGTGGGCTGGTGGAACGCGCTCGTGGCGATCGAGGCCTCGAAGTGCCGCCGCGCCACGCCGCGGTCGGGGGCTCCCAGGTGGCCAGGGAGTACGCCCGAGAGGGCCGCCTCGCCCAGGAAGTAGTGGGCCTGGCCGTTCTGGATGCGCTCCAGATGATCATCGGCGTTCTTCGCCGCCGCCCACAGGGCCTGTTCATCCAACTCGCCCAGCAGGTAGCGCATCACGGGCAGCGGCCACGAGGCCGCGGGGTGCGAAGCCGTGAAGGCCTTCAGGTCCGTGGTGGCCTCGGGGCTGGGGGCAATCACGTAGCGCAGCAGCCGGACCGAGGTGTCCTCGGGTTGTTTCTCCTGGAGCCAGGCCAGGGCCGCATTCACTTGCTCGGGCTGGTCCGCGACGGCCACCGTGTAGAGTCGGGTGGACTCCAGGTTCGCATGCTGTCGCGACAGGGGCTCGAGCACCTTCGTGGCCTCCGCCCGATTGCCCAGGGCCAGCCACGCGCGGCCCAGGAGGAGCCGCGAGTCCGCCTCATCGGGAACGCGGCGGACGACGTCCGAGAGCAGCTCCACCGCGGCTTGGGGCTTGCCCTGGAGCAGGAAGCCACGCGCCAGTCCCGCGCTGAAGAAGGCCTCCCTGGCGAGGGTAGCACTCGAAGGCGGGGAGGAGGCCTGCTCGGCCACCTCGGCCAGCGCGGCCCGGTAGCGCTGCTCGGT
Above is a window of Cystobacter fuscus DNA encoding:
- a CDS encoding NUDIX hydrolase, producing the protein MSEGRPWEGNWRVRLYERIRERGYESLTAFAEARPTASLVALAKELGEDDLNAVQVFTGLVAEAERTHQLTRLVRAQLVRELCECLPDGWPAVLDDASRFKVAKAIGLWIAFTPEPHKERARQVRTALLATPPPPKWRPLGPDDELLRTLLPDETV
- a CDS encoding acyl-CoA-binding protein, producing the protein MSDLNARFQEAQVQVKTLSKRPDNDTLLQLYSLFKQATEGEVKGSRPGMMDFTGRAKYDAWAKLKGTPPDTAKQRYVELVNRLLGK
- a CDS encoding GNAT family N-acetyltransferase — encoded protein: MHLPTLETKRLRIRPLRMEDLDDCHQLYVDIDWTDKAVSADENLKRRREWLEWTVRNYEQLARLYHPPYGERAVELKESGQFVGLVGLVPLLEPFGQLPSFGGVEGSRFSAEVGLFWATAPAWQRRGYATEAARALVEHAFSSLKLGRILAGTQRANTASMAVMRQLGMRIEENPFPEPPWFQVTGILEAASW
- a CDS encoding tetratricopeptide repeat protein, with amino-acid sequence MTPSSVPSLLPLRLLLLVSLATACAAHRGPAAPIASSSASKGNTAYVVGLLPLHPTSPEAAAEAKAQQSLIEQALATLTPGTPIVVVHPDIQPPTSPEQASALVQSTKVDELFWGEVSLENGKLSVSLRGFERTVNAPHGTWPMEYTLADPAQREARELDALRVAQYLLEESLLPQMMRNRPTEVRQTLEVLVVRKPKDWVDWNSDIIHRRWGMLGRLTRDGVLTEQRYRAALAEVAEQASSPPSSATLAREAFFSAGLARGFLLQGKPQAAVELLSDVVRRVPDEADSRLLLGRAWLALGNRAEATKVLEPLSRQHANLESTRLYTVAVADQPEQVNAALAWLQEKQPEDTSVRLLRYVIAPSPEATTDLKAFTASHPAASWPLPVMRYLLGELDEQALWAAAKNADDHLERIQNGQAHYFLGEAALSGVLPGHLGAPDRGVARRHFEASIATSAFHQPTYNLADARLEQLALPEGTPSSQQ